From Solidesulfovibrio carbinoliphilus subsp. oakridgensis, the proteins below share one genomic window:
- a CDS encoding ATP-dependent 6-phosphofructokinase, which translates to MEDRCEKAPIDTGIPALGPAKIPSPLPYCRFDDDARVRLELDASEFGSGEGACFADFELAGPRSRIYYDSSKVKAAIVTCGGLCPGLNDVIRAIVMECHHNYRVAGVLGIRFGLQGFIESYGHAPVELTPESVSDIHQFGGTMLGSSRGPQKPEDIADALERLNIAMLFVIGGDGTMKAARRIQEEIARRGSKISIIGVPKTIDNDINLVTQSFGFDTAVEKATEAIRCAHTEAIGVLNGVGLVKVMGRESGFIAAQATLALKEVNYVLVPEYPFDLTGEHGLLPSLEKRLAARGHAVIVAAEGAGQDLLPDTGARDASGNPVLGDIADFLSGAIEGHFRERGTPMTLKFIDPSYIIRSVPANANDRVYCGFLGQHAVHAAMAGKTGMVVSKLYGRYVHLPLDLVTMRRKKLNITSDYWRAVLESTGQHAVTPFTADPAVFCQR; encoded by the coding sequence ATGGAAGACCGTTGCGAAAAAGCCCCCATCGATACCGGCATCCCCGCGCTCGGGCCGGCCAAGATCCCCTCGCCCCTGCCGTATTGCCGGTTCGACGACGACGCCCGGGTCCGGCTCGAACTCGACGCCAGCGAATTCGGTTCCGGCGAGGGGGCCTGTTTCGCCGATTTCGAGCTGGCCGGGCCGCGAAGCCGCATCTATTACGACTCGTCCAAGGTCAAGGCGGCCATCGTCACCTGCGGCGGCCTGTGCCCGGGCCTAAACGACGTCATCCGGGCCATTGTCATGGAGTGCCACCACAACTACCGGGTGGCCGGGGTGCTCGGCATCCGCTTCGGCTTGCAAGGCTTCATCGAATCCTACGGCCACGCGCCGGTGGAACTGACCCCCGAGTCGGTATCCGACATCCACCAGTTCGGCGGCACCATGCTCGGCTCCAGCCGGGGGCCGCAAAAGCCCGAGGACATCGCCGACGCCCTGGAACGCCTCAATATCGCCATGCTTTTCGTCATCGGCGGGGACGGCACCATGAAGGCCGCCCGGCGCATCCAGGAGGAGATCGCGAGGCGGGGCTCCAAGATCAGCATCATCGGCGTGCCCAAGACGATCGATAACGACATCAACCTGGTCACCCAGTCGTTCGGCTTCGACACGGCCGTGGAAAAGGCCACCGAGGCCATCCGTTGCGCCCACACCGAGGCCATCGGGGTCCTGAACGGCGTGGGGCTGGTCAAGGTCATGGGCCGGGAATCCGGGTTCATCGCGGCCCAGGCCACCCTGGCCCTCAAAGAGGTCAACTACGTCCTGGTTCCGGAATACCCCTTCGACCTGACCGGGGAGCATGGGCTTTTGCCGTCGCTCGAAAAGCGGCTGGCCGCCCGCGGCCACGCGGTCATCGTGGCCGCCGAGGGCGCGGGCCAGGATCTGCTCCCCGACACCGGGGCCAGGGACGCCTCGGGCAACCCGGTCCTTGGCGACATCGCGGACTTTCTGTCCGGGGCCATCGAGGGCCACTTCCGGGAGCGCGGCACGCCCATGACGCTCAAATTCATCGACCCGAGCTACATCATCCGGTCCGTGCCGGCCAACGCCAACGATCGGGTCTACTGCGGCTTTCTCGGCCAGCACGCCGTGCACGCGGCCATGGCCGGCAAGACCGGCATGGTGGTCTCCAAGCTCTACGGCCGCTACGTCCACCTGCCGCTGGATCTCGTGACCATGCGGCGAAAAAAGCTCAATATCACCTCCGACTACTGGCGGGCGGTCCTCGAATCCACAGGCCAGCACGCGGTCACGCCCTTCACCGCCGATCCCGCCGTCTTCTGCCAACGGTAG
- a CDS encoding DUF2917 domain-containing protein: MFAQRSREDRAFEAARVGIVDAWIARWRDSRLLRVAAEAGSRIFSPARSLTFRLGHGKYLALTGVRYCRVRCDRGAIWVTATGDGRDRVLTPGQSLTLGQAGKVVISGRGEASEVRVRWD, encoded by the coding sequence ATGTTTGCACAGCGGAGCAGGGAAGACAGGGCGTTTGAGGCGGCCAGGGTCGGGATCGTGGACGCGTGGATCGCGCGGTGGCGCGACAGCCGGCTGTTGCGGGTGGCGGCCGAGGCCGGCAGCCGGATCTTTTCGCCGGCAAGAAGCCTGACCTTCCGGCTCGGCCACGGCAAGTACCTGGCCCTGACCGGCGTGCGCTACTGCCGGGTGCGCTGCGACCGGGGCGCGATCTGGGTGACGGCCACCGGCGACGGCCGGGACCGGGTGCTGACGCCGGGCCAGAGCCTGACGCTTGGCCAGGCCGGCAAGGTGGTCATCTCCGGGCGCGGCGAGGCGTCCGAGGTCAGGGTGCGGTGGGACTAG